The Mycobacterium seoulense genome has a window encoding:
- a CDS encoding tRNA adenosine deaminase-associated protein, whose product MGAQRAPAQGLSADTPDGFGVAVVREEGQWRCAPMARKSLTSLNAAETELRELRSAGAVFGLLDVDDEFFVIVRPAPSGTRLLLSDATAALDYDIAAEVLDKLDADIDPEDLEDSDPFEEGDLGLLSDIGLPEAVLGVILDEADLYADEQLGRIAREMGFADQLSAVIDRIGR is encoded by the coding sequence ATGGGAGCACAACGGGCCCCTGCCCAAGGCCTGTCCGCCGATACGCCGGACGGTTTCGGCGTGGCGGTCGTCCGCGAGGAGGGCCAGTGGCGGTGTGCCCCGATGGCCCGGAAATCGCTGACGAGCCTCAACGCCGCCGAGACGGAGCTGCGGGAGTTACGCAGCGCCGGCGCCGTGTTCGGGCTGCTCGACGTGGATGACGAGTTCTTCGTGATCGTGCGCCCCGCGCCGTCGGGGACGCGCCTGCTGTTGTCGGACGCCACCGCCGCGCTGGACTACGACATCGCCGCCGAGGTGCTGGACAAGCTGGATGCCGACATCGACCCCGAGGACCTGGAGGATTCCGACCCCTTCGAGGAGGGCGACCTCGGGTTGTTGTCCGACATCGGGCTGCCCGAGGCGGTACTGGGCGTCATCCTCGACGAGGCCGACCTGTACGCGGACGAGCAGCTCGGCCGCATCGCCAGGGAGATGGGCTTCGCCGACCAGCTGTCGGCCGTGATCGACCGCATCGGTCGGTGA
- a CDS encoding prephenate dehydrogenase, translated as MCVLGLGLIGGSIMRAATAAGREVFGYNRSVEGAHGASADGFDATTDLTATLTRAADTGALIVLAVPMPAMAGMLAHVGELAPTCPLTDVTSVKRAVLDEVIAAGLQQRFVGGHPMTGTAHSGWAAGNPHLFTRAPWVVSVDDHVDPTVWSMVMTLALDCGAVVVPAKSDDHDAAAAAISHLPHLLAEALAVIAADVPLAFALAAGSFRDGTRVAATAPDLVRAMCEGNSDQLVPTADRVIELLSRARESLAGHNSVAELVEAGHAARTRYDSFPRSDIFHVIVGAENWREELAAAGRAGGVIRSALPSLDSRR; from the coding sequence GTGTGCGTGCTCGGGCTGGGGCTGATCGGGGGCTCGATCATGCGGGCCGCCACGGCGGCCGGCCGGGAAGTGTTCGGCTACAACCGATCGGTGGAAGGCGCGCATGGGGCCTCCGCCGACGGTTTCGACGCCACCACCGACCTCACCGCGACATTGACGCGCGCCGCCGACACCGGCGCGCTGATCGTGCTCGCAGTGCCCATGCCGGCGATGGCCGGCATGCTCGCCCACGTCGGCGAACTGGCCCCGACCTGCCCGTTGACCGACGTGACAAGCGTCAAACGGGCGGTGCTCGACGAGGTCATCGCCGCCGGTCTGCAGCAGCGTTTCGTCGGGGGCCACCCGATGACCGGCACCGCCCATTCCGGTTGGGCCGCCGGTAACCCCCACCTGTTCACCAGGGCACCGTGGGTGGTCAGCGTGGACGACCACGTCGACCCGACGGTGTGGTCCATGGTGATGACGCTGGCGCTGGATTGCGGTGCGGTGGTGGTGCCGGCCAAGTCCGACGACCACGACGCCGCGGCGGCGGCCATCTCGCATCTGCCGCACCTGCTTGCCGAGGCGCTGGCCGTCATCGCGGCAGACGTCCCGCTGGCCTTCGCGCTGGCTGCCGGATCGTTCCGGGACGGGACGCGGGTGGCGGCCACCGCCCCGGACCTGGTGCGGGCGATGTGTGAGGGCAACTCCGACCAGCTGGTGCCGACGGCCGACCGGGTCATCGAGTTGCTGAGCCGGGCTCGCGAGTCGCTGGCCGGGCACAACTCGGTGGCCGAGCTCGTCGAGGCCGGGCACGCGGCACGCACGCGCTACGACAGCTTCCCGCGTTCCGACATCTTCCACGTCATCGTCGGCGCCGAGAACTGGCGCGAGGAGTTGGCCGCCGCCGGCCGGGCGGGTGGGGTGATCAGATCCGCTCTGCCAAGCCTGGATAGTCGACGATGA
- a CDS encoding putative glycolipid-binding domain-containing protein: MNADSSDSTRRVWQAMLTWRAQDVSRMESVRIQVSGKRIKANGRIVAAATATNPAFGAYYDLQTDETGATKRLGMTVTLAERERVLSIARDEENMWLVTDHQGERRAAYQGALDCDVVFSPFFNALPIRRLGLHERADPVTLPVVYVNLPEMSITPEVVSYTSSGGPAGIKLRSPVADTTVSVDEEGFIVDYPGLAERI; encoded by the coding sequence GTGAACGCAGATTCCTCTGATTCGACTCGGCGCGTGTGGCAGGCGATGCTCACCTGGCGTGCACAGGACGTATCGCGAATGGAATCGGTACGAATCCAGGTGTCCGGCAAGAGAATCAAGGCGAACGGCCGCATCGTGGCCGCCGCCACCGCAACCAACCCGGCATTCGGGGCATATTACGACCTGCAGACCGACGAGACCGGCGCCACCAAGCGGCTCGGGATGACGGTCACGCTGGCCGAGCGGGAACGCGTGCTGTCGATCGCCCGTGACGAAGAGAACATGTGGCTGGTCACCGACCATCAGGGCGAGCGCCGCGCGGCGTACCAGGGCGCCCTCGACTGCGACGTGGTGTTCAGCCCGTTCTTCAACGCGCTACCCATCCGGCGGCTCGGCCTCCATGAACGGGCGGACCCGGTCACGCTGCCGGTGGTGTACGTCAACCTGCCCGAGATGTCCATCACTCCAGAAGTCGTCAGCTACACCAGCTCGGGCGGCCCCGCTGGCATCAAGCTGCGCTCCCCGGTCGCCGACACCACGGTAAGCGTCGACGAAGAGGGTTTCATCGTCGACTATCCAGGCTTGGCAGAGCGGATCTGA
- a CDS encoding ABC transporter permease — MHYLLTHLDDAWALVVIHLRLSLVPVLIGLAVAVPLGAAVQRAPVARRLTTAAASVVFTIPSLALFVVLPTIIGTRILDEANVVVALTAYTAALLVRAVLEALDAVPAQVRDAATAVGYSPTARMLKVELPLSIPVLVAGLRVVVVTNIAMVSVGSVIGIGGLGTWFTEGYQTNKSDQILAGIIALFVLAIVIDALIVVGGRLATPWERTERTPRRRSVVAPIVGGAR; from the coding sequence ATGCACTACCTGCTCACCCACCTCGACGACGCCTGGGCGCTGGTCGTCATCCATCTGCGGCTGTCGTTGGTGCCGGTGCTGATCGGCCTGGCGGTCGCGGTCCCGCTGGGCGCGGCGGTGCAGCGCGCACCGGTTGCGCGCCGGCTGACGACCGCGGCCGCGAGCGTCGTGTTCACCATCCCGTCGCTGGCGCTGTTCGTGGTCTTACCGACGATCATCGGGACCCGCATCCTCGACGAGGCCAACGTCGTGGTCGCACTGACCGCCTACACCGCGGCGCTGCTGGTGCGAGCCGTGCTCGAAGCGCTGGACGCGGTGCCGGCGCAGGTGCGCGACGCCGCCACCGCGGTCGGCTACTCGCCGACCGCCCGGATGCTGAAAGTTGAACTGCCGCTGTCTATCCCGGTTCTGGTGGCAGGGTTGCGGGTGGTGGTGGTCACCAACATCGCAATGGTCTCGGTGGGTTCGGTGATCGGCATCGGCGGCCTGGGCACCTGGTTCACCGAGGGCTACCAGACCAACAAGAGCGACCAGATCCTCGCGGGCATCATCGCGCTGTTCGTCCTGGCGATCGTCATCGACGCACTGATCGTGGTGGGCGGCCGGCTGGCCACGCCGTGGGAGCGCACCGAGCGCACGCCGCGCCGCCGGTCGGTGGTGGCCCCGATCGTGGGCGGCGCGCGATGA